In a genomic window of Muntiacus reevesi chromosome 1, mMunRee1.1, whole genome shotgun sequence:
- the COPS8 gene encoding COP9 signalosome complex subunit 8, whose amino-acid sequence MPVAVMAESSFSFKKLLDQCENQELEAPGGIATPPVYGQLLALYLLHNDMNNARYLWKRIPPAIKSANSELAAIWSVGQRIWQRDFPGIYSTINAHQWSEAVQPIMEALRDATRRRAFALVSQAYTSIIADDFAAFVGLPVEEAVKGILEQGWQADSTTRMVMPKKPVAGALDVSFNRFIPVSEPAPVPPIPNEQQLARLTDYVAFLEN is encoded by the exons ATGCCAGTGGCGGTGATGGCGGAAAGTTCCTTTAGTTTCAAAAAGTTGCTGGATCAGTGCGAGAACCAGGAGCTCGAG GCTCCAGGAGGAATTGCTACACCCCCAGTGTATGGTCAGCTTCTAGCTTTGTATCTACTCCATAATGACAT GAACAATGCAAGATATCTTTGGAAAAGAATACCACCTGCTATAAAATCT GCAAACTCTGAACTTGCGGCGATCTGGTCAGTTGGCCAGCGGATCTGGCAGAGGGACTTCCCCGGGATCTACAGCACCATCAACGCTCATCAGTGGTCTGAGGCCGTCCAGCCAATCATGGAAGCTCTCAGAG ATGCAACCCGGAGACGAGCCTTCGCCCTGGTCTCCCAAGCCTACACCTCCATCATCGCCGACGATTTTGCAGCCTTTGTGGGACTTCCTGTGGAGGAGGCTGTGAAAG GTATCCTCGAACAAGGCTGGCAAGCCGACTCCACCACAAGGATGGTCATGCCCAAGAAGCCAG TTGCAGGGGCCCTGGATGTTTCCTTTAACAGGTTTATTCCCGTATCAG AGCCCGCCCCTGTCCCACCCATCCCCAACGAGCAGCAGTTAGCCAGACTCACCGATTACGTGGCTTTCCTCGAAAACTGA